A portion of the Jaculus jaculus isolate mJacJac1 chromosome 5, mJacJac1.mat.Y.cur, whole genome shotgun sequence genome contains these proteins:
- the LOC101614754 gene encoding olfactory receptor 2D3-like isoform X1: MWCVVVRRNHSFVSEFILLGFSKDFQVNVILFNIFLFLYLSTLVGNGLIITLIHLDSRLHTPMYFFLSVLSMLDMSYVTTTVPQMLVHLVCQKKTISYVGCVAQMYIFLVLGITEGWLFSVMAYDRYVAICYPLRYKIIMSPWLCVAMIVFCGLWGVSCSLVYTVFTMRLPYCGPNEINHFFCEVPAVLKLACADTSLNDRVDFILGFILLLIPLSFILASYVRIFATILRIRSAQGRLKAFSTCASHITVVTMFCGPAMFMYMNPGANASPERDKKLALFYNVISAFLNPIIYSLRNKDVKRAFLKVAGWGRASE; the protein is encoded by the exons ATGTGGTGTGTGGTGGTCAGAAgg AACCACAGCTTTGTATCAGAGTTCATCCTTCTGGGCTTCTCCAAGGATTTCCAGGTTAATGTTATCCTCTTCaacatcttcctcttcctctacctCTCTACACTTGTGGGCAATGGGCTGATCATCACCTTGATCCACCTGGACTCCCGTCTCCACacacccatgtacttcttcctcagtGTCCTTTCCATGCTGGACATGAGCTATGTCACCACTACAGTGCCCCAGATGTTAGTGCATCTGGTCTGCCAGAAGAAAACTATCTCCTATGTTGGGTGTGTGGCCCAGATGTACATCTTTCTGGTGTTGGGCATCACCGAGGGCTGGTTGTTCTCTGTCATGGCTTATGATCGATATGTGGCCATCTGCTACCCACTCAGGTACAAGATTATCATGAGCCCTTGGCTGTGTGTGGCAATGATAGTCTTTTGTGGACTATGGGGTGTCAGCTGCTCTCTTGTCTATACCGTCTTCACCATGAGGCTGCCCTACTGTGGCCCCAATGAGATCAATCACTTCTTCTGTGAGGTCCCTGCTGTTCTGAAGCTTGCCTGTGCAGACACATCCCTCAATGACCGAGTAGATTTCATCCTGGGCTTCATCCTTCTCCTGATACCACTTTCCTTCATCCTTGCCTCTTATGTCCGCATCTTTGCCACCATCCTCAGAATCCGCTCAGCCCAGGGTCGACTGAAAGCCTTTTCCACCTGTGCATCCCACATCACAGTGGTCACCATGTTCTGTGGACCTGCCATGTTCATGTACATGAACCCTGGGGCCAATGCCTCCCCAGAGAGAGACAAGAAATTGGCCCTGTTCTACAACGtcatctctgcctttctcaacCCCATCATCTACAGCTTGAGAAACAAAGATGTGAAGAGGGCTTTCCTCAAAGTAGCAGGCTGGGGCAGAGCCTCTGAGTGA
- the LOC101614754 gene encoding olfactory receptor 2D3-like isoform X2, with product MQDFPRENHSFVSEFILLGFSKDFQVNVILFNIFLFLYLSTLVGNGLIITLIHLDSRLHTPMYFFLSVLSMLDMSYVTTTVPQMLVHLVCQKKTISYVGCVAQMYIFLVLGITEGWLFSVMAYDRYVAICYPLRYKIIMSPWLCVAMIVFCGLWGVSCSLVYTVFTMRLPYCGPNEINHFFCEVPAVLKLACADTSLNDRVDFILGFILLLIPLSFILASYVRIFATILRIRSAQGRLKAFSTCASHITVVTMFCGPAMFMYMNPGANASPERDKKLALFYNVISAFLNPIIYSLRNKDVKRAFLKVAGWGRASE from the coding sequence ATGCAAGACTTCCCCCGGGAGAACCACAGCTTTGTATCAGAGTTCATCCTTCTGGGCTTCTCCAAGGATTTCCAGGTTAATGTTATCCTCTTCaacatcttcctcttcctctacctCTCTACACTTGTGGGCAATGGGCTGATCATCACCTTGATCCACCTGGACTCCCGTCTCCACacacccatgtacttcttcctcagtGTCCTTTCCATGCTGGACATGAGCTATGTCACCACTACAGTGCCCCAGATGTTAGTGCATCTGGTCTGCCAGAAGAAAACTATCTCCTATGTTGGGTGTGTGGCCCAGATGTACATCTTTCTGGTGTTGGGCATCACCGAGGGCTGGTTGTTCTCTGTCATGGCTTATGATCGATATGTGGCCATCTGCTACCCACTCAGGTACAAGATTATCATGAGCCCTTGGCTGTGTGTGGCAATGATAGTCTTTTGTGGACTATGGGGTGTCAGCTGCTCTCTTGTCTATACCGTCTTCACCATGAGGCTGCCCTACTGTGGCCCCAATGAGATCAATCACTTCTTCTGTGAGGTCCCTGCTGTTCTGAAGCTTGCCTGTGCAGACACATCCCTCAATGACCGAGTAGATTTCATCCTGGGCTTCATCCTTCTCCTGATACCACTTTCCTTCATCCTTGCCTCTTATGTCCGCATCTTTGCCACCATCCTCAGAATCCGCTCAGCCCAGGGTCGACTGAAAGCCTTTTCCACCTGTGCATCCCACATCACAGTGGTCACCATGTTCTGTGGACCTGCCATGTTCATGTACATGAACCCTGGGGCCAATGCCTCCCCAGAGAGAGACAAGAAATTGGCCCTGTTCTACAACGtcatctctgcctttctcaacCCCATCATCTACAGCTTGAGAAACAAAGATGTGAAGAGGGCTTTCCTCAAAGTAGCAGGCTGGGGCAGAGCCTCTGAGTGA